TCTTTCTACTCCCTTCTCCCAGGCGTCCCCCCGCCGTCCTTCCCCGTGCGCCAGCTCCGGCCGTGCCCCTGGCCAGCGCTGCTCTTGCGCCTGGGCCAGGATTGGCACCGGTGGAGCCCCCTCGGGCGGCCACGATGCCTTCTTCGCCTTCGCAGCACCTCTTTCCGTGGCACACTGTGCTATCCGCCTGCCTtgtgcccagccctgcccttaGGGACGCTGGGGACAACCTTCTGTGTCACCAGGGCCGTGTCGGTGCCTGGGGATGGGGCACCGGTGCCCGAGGGAGGGCGCGTGGCCCCGCTCTCCTCCCTGCATGGCATTGTGTGGCACTGGCATTGTGTGGCACGGCGCTTGGGCTGCGCAGACCCTCTCTGTGGTGTAGGGAAGCTGTTGCCCAGGGTTTTTCCTCCTGCCTGGCCAAAAAAACCCGAGGGGGCAAGACAGCCCTAACGCGACCCTGGGGCTGCAAACATCCCCGTGGGCAGCCTGGTGTGTCCTGCAGAGCCAGGGGGAGACGTGCTGCAGTATTCCCCACCTTTcataatttccattttaatggatttttttttttctgctgtgtgtcAGCTTCCATTTTTCATAGTTAGCTGAGAATATAGAAAAAGGgagtttatatattttttccatctgctttttatcccctccagccccctcccccagctatCTGAGCTCAGCCCGTGCCACTCCAGCCCTGAGAGAGGGGAAGCAGTTTCTCCGCTCCAGACAAAATGCTGCACAATTTATAAAATTAAGTTGGGACAGGAATAGGGATTTTTTTGGCACGACAactgtttctttcctctttattCTGGTCAGGTTTGTAGAGCTGCAAACACGGTTTTGACTACTACAGCAGCCTCATTATTTAATAAGCCCTTCTCAggtggagagggagggagggacacGGGGAATATTCATGCCTTCCTCCCTGTGGCTGTTTTAGGTTGCACTGGGGTCTTTGTTTTTTGACAAACGAAAGTTTGACTTGCAAAATGAAGGGAGAAGCTTGTTCATAAGCAACCCTACAACGAGAGCGTGAAGAGCATAGGGCGCTCAGCGGAGAGGCTGGTTCCTGGCAGATTCCCCACCAGATTTACAGCTCAACAATGGGACAAGGAACCAGGGACAAGGAACCAGGGACAAGAAGCCAGGGGCAGAGCCTGACTCCGCTCAAGGCTTTTGGGGCAGTGCTGGGTGGGTTTTCACAGCCCCCTCTGAGCTCCTTGTGCTTACGGCGTTCGTGTGTCAGACAGCACAGCTCCGGTACCGGCAGGGAGGCGGTGACCTGGGGTGACCAACGGGACCGCGTGCTGTGTCTGTGCTTGAAGCAGAGGTGCCCAGGGCCACGAGAGCCCCTTCTCCGTGGGGAGGCCGGACACATCCGACTGAAGCATTCAGCGCAGTGCCTGCACCAGGCTGGGCACTGCGTTGGGTCCCCGCAGCAGGATGAGGTCTGCCTGCAGCAATTTGTGCAGCTCCCGGCCTGGCCAGTGCCAcacggggctgtgcagggaccgTCCGGGGCCACGCCAGCGGTCTGAGTGCTCGCAGAGCGGCCGTGGCTTTGCGTGGTCTGTGCagagagcccccagccccggtggAGCCCCCTCTGAGCACGCCGTCAGGATGGGCGAGGGGCGGGCGGACGGACAGCCGGGCGGGAAGGACGGAGGCCACAGGGCACCTGCTGTGAGGACAGAGGAGCAGCTCCCTGGGTCGGCTCCAAAAAACCTTTTCTAATCATAGCTCTGGCTTCCTGTTTTCCCGCTCCAGCCCGGCAAGGATCGAAGGGGCATTTCAGCTTCCCACGCCGCGGGGTGGCCGCCGGCCGAGCCGTGATGGTGCGGTTTGAGCCGGGGGAGCTGGCTCAAACTGTGGCTGTGTCGGGGTGCTCGGCCGTGGCAGGGGAACACGGGgcctccctgcccgcccgctgccctctttccttcctgccttcatCACGAGGGTTTTTCCCTGCCACAACGTCCTCTTTTGGCCTGGTCTCTCCTCGTGCTGGCTGCTGTCCTCTTGCGTGGTGGTGCCCGGGGTGCTTGCAGGGGCTGCCGACATCCCCCCATCCTGGGGACACCGGAGTCCCCTGTGTGTCCCGATGCGATGTGTGTAACCCGGGGGTTACCTTCttgagcagctgcagctcttcGCCTTCGTGTTTCTGCAGACGTGGCACGGGGCAGGGCTCCTGGCCCCTCTGCACGGCTCTGCCTGTGCAGATGAGAGGGGTAAACCTGGCAAACGGACAGAATACGCAAAAATCACGGTTAGGGATATTGCAAGCATCCGGTCTGCTTTGGTCCGGGGTGCCCTGACCTGCCGGAGTGCAGAGTGAGCTGGGACATCCTGTTCAAGGCTCTTCACGAGCAGCTCCCGTCCTGGCCCCCGGCTCCAGGTCCCTGGAGAAACCCTGCCTGGGAGGGAagcggggctggggagcaggactTGGGGCGGGGGCACCTCAATAAAAGTGCAATGGGGCGAGTGGCATGGGGAGTGAGCCCGTGGCAGTGTCAGCACGGGGTGCCCTGGAGATGCTGTGGGCATCCCTGTGACAGCAGGTGAGGGACGTGAGAGGGAGGCAGGCGCCGATGTTTCCGAGGCAGGTTTTGGAGGGTGTGGGTTCCCGATGCAGGTCCACCTTCACTTGAAACGTTTGCCTTAAAAAGCCAAAATCTGGTGTGTGGGCAGCTGGAAGAAAGGCAAAACGCAGCGGtttgaggcagggaaggaaattTCCACGCAAACCCAGCCGGgatgctgtggtgcccaggcagctgctgatcCTGGTCTGTGGTGTCACGGCCCCACAGGGTTCGTGGGCATGGACCTGtccacagctcccagccccttgTGCTCACTGGCAGGAGGtttctgcctgcctggagcTTGTCGTCACATCCCCACCAGCCAGTTCCTCTCCCCGTTCCCGCTGCCGCACTTCCTTTGCTCCGGGCAGACGCATTTCCCCAGCGCTGTGGCCGGTGGGGACGTGGCCGTGCCCTGGGCTGACCCGTGCCCGATGCATCTCGCGCCTCGGCTCCGTGCCAGCACCTCTCCGGGGCAGGGTGCATGGGCGAGGCGGGCGGgtggggggtgctgggtgcttggCACGGTGCTTCGCCAGGAGGCTGGGGGTCGTGGAGGAGCAGCCCTGGGTGCTGTGAGGCTAAAGCTGCCGCTGCCGTGCCCGTGAGATGCAGCGCAGGGCCTGGGcgctgcagctctgcaccaaGAAGGATGTTGGGTCCCCACCTGTGCCGCAGTTTCCCCAGCCGGTCCTGCCCTCCTTCCGTCTCGCGCCCGCTTCCTGCCACCCGTAGACATCTGGGGACACGCTTTGTGCCACCACGGCCATGGCTGTAGATTTTGAGGTGCGTTAATGTGACAGATGGGCAGCGGGCGAGCGAGGCTGGGTCACAGCCACGTGCCACCGTCCCAGCGGGGACCTTGCCACTCCTGCCCTGTGCAGGCATCGTTTCGATGCGCTCAGAGCTCCTGGCCCTCCCCTGGGGGCTTGCAGCCCCTCGCGAAGCACTCCGAGGCTGCTGCTAGCCCTGGGGATGCTTGCGGGGCTGGGGTCCGTGTCGGTCTGgtttctccctgctgcaggatcCCGGCCGTGGCCTGGTTTCTATTCCAAATGGAGGTCACCTCCCGGCAGCTTCCTCACCTGGTGAGCTGGGGAAGGCGCTGAGGAGGCTCTGATTGTGCGTTAATCTCCGTTCCTGTGTGGCCGCTCGGTTCAGGCTCCCCTGGCCATTGTGCACAGACGTGAGGGTTTATTTGGTTGCTCCAAGCTTGGGTGCAAAGAAAATACCCGTACATGGTGTGTTTGACAACAGCACGGGCTTCATTTATCGATGTGTGATACCTGGGAGAGAGGAATCAGCATGCTCAGAGCCTGCGAGAGGCTGCGCGTCCCCTTGGCTGTCCCCTCCCCGAGGAGCCCTCCTTTACGTTTCGCTGGGGCCTCTTAAATGCCTACCCCTAAACATGCCCCTGCCGAGGTCTGCTGGGCTGGTTTCATGCCTGTTTATGTCAGGCTATTACGTTGTTGTCATTTTCTTGCCGTCCCCATTCAGATGTTTTCTATTAACCAAAGATGGatttagaattaatttttccGAAGTGTTTAGCGTCTCTATAAatctcccagccccactgcagcGGGGCTTtccaggagctgagctgctcaTGGCTGTTGTAGGTCATTTCGCTTGGTCTTGGGtttggtttttctttcagcctggGCTGGGCTTTGGGTCTGATGCCACCACTGTTGTGCGTGTGCCTTGCTCCGTGTCCTGTGCCTGCACCAAAGCTGCACCTCTGGCACTTGCGACCCCTCCTTGAGGTACCAGGGGAGCAGCCTTAATACCTCCAGGGCTTGAGGGATCTGGGGCCTCGCCAGGAGGCATTACAAGCCTGTAATGTGCTCAACCCTTTTATTCCCTCTTCTCTGCCAAACTGCGCCCTGCATCCCCCAGCGCTGGGTGCTTGCTGCTGTTGTGGGGGTCTCAGAGGCAGGCGGATGCTCAGGGCTGCCGTGACCCTGCAGGAATTTGCAGCTGGGAGGACACCGCTGAGGTCGCAGCCATGCAAACAGGCCCTGCCTGTTCCCTGCCCTCTTTTACAGCCGGGGCGTTGCCACCCGCAGTGCTTcacagctcccccagccctcaccAAGCTTCGCCCCAAGGCAAGCTGTGTCCCTGCTGCCCCGGCCCTGCGTGGGCACCAGGGGTTTGTGGGCAGCGCTGTGGGAGCCCCAGCAGGTGCCTGGTGGCCACCAACGTGGTCGGATTTTGCCTGGGAGCGTTGTGGTGTGGCTGCTCATCCCCTGGCGATGTGCTCTGCATGGCAAACGAGCTGCTGGTGGCCCCGGGGGTTCCTGCTCCACTCCCTTCTCCCCGCTTCCTCTCCTCCTTGAAGGCTTTTCTAGGAAACCGTCGCCTGGAAATCACGTTGTTATCAGATGTGCTCCTAAAAGAGCCCTTTGCAGCATGGTGGCGTGGCTCAGTGCTTGTGGAGCGCGCGTGCACGCAGAGATGCTTCTCCGGGGATTTGGGGCTTCGTCGGCCTCGTGCCACCGGTGCGGCTCCAGTCCCGCGGCAAATTGCAACGCTGTGGAGAGGTGCAGAGCCCGGGGGCTCCTTCACCCTGAGAGGCCAGCGGGTGAATGCTGTTGGGTCAGGAAGGGCCAGACCCGTCCCCTGCCCGCACGGCCCCGCAGGGAGGTGGGAAGGAGCCGTGCTGGCTGCCGCCGCCCCGTAACACGCCTGTCTGTCCCCGCAGGATGGCGGAGCCTCGCTTCAACAACCCCTACTTCTGGCCGCCTCCTCCCACCATGCCCAGCCAGGTAAGACCCCCACAACGCCGTGCCTCAGGATGGGTttttggggcaggagggaggacaGATGGAGGTGGGGATGTGGGAAGGGGTGGGCAGGTTGGGGTGCACCTGGGGAAGGCCTGTTAGAGCCAGTCCTGTGCTCAGCCCTGGGGTTCTGGCTCCTTCACCcttcaccttttccctgctttgTTCCCCTGGCAGCTGGACAACCTCGTCCTGATCAACAAAATCAAGGAGCAGCTGATGGCAGAGAAGATCCGTCCCCCACACCTGCCCCCCACCTCCGTGGCCTCCCAGCAGCCCCTCCTGGTGCCCCCCTCTCCTGCCGAAAGCAGCCAGTCCATCATGTCCCTCCCCAAGCTGCAGCAAGTCCCGGGCCTGCACCCGCAAGCTGTCCCCCAGCCCGATGTGGCCCTGCACGCCCGGCCGGCCACCAGCACTGTCACAGGTACCCACACGGGCATTGGtggcccccagcagcacaggaggggCTTGAGGCATTGAGGAGTCCCTGTTTTGGGACCCTGCTGtctgtagggatgctcggacaCAGCAGTGGGCTGTGAGAGAGGGCAGCGGGGTGGGCATTAACGCCTGCCTTTCTTTGCCTGCCAGGGTTGGGGCTGGCCTCCCGTGCGCCCGCCGTCAGCACCTCTGAGTCCAGCACAGGCACGggcaccaccaccccttccaccCCCACCTCCACCAGCCAGAGCCGCCTCATCGCCTCCTCGCCCACCCTTATCTCAGGAATCACCAGCCCGCCCCTCCTCGACTCCATAAAGACAATCCAGGGCCACAGCTTGCTGGGGGCACCCAAGACGGAGCGGGGCCGCAAGAAGATCAAGGCGGAAAACCCTTCGGGGCCGCCCGTCCTTGTGGTTCCCTACCCCATCCTGGCCTCGGGGGAGACCGCCaaagaggggaagacgtacagGTAGGCAGCACCCGCAGGGAGCCGCGGTGCCCGGCCGTGCCGCAGACGGGGGGGTGCAGCAGGGGGGCCTGGCACGGCGTCCtgccccagcccggcccctgcgGTGCTCTCCCCCTCCAGGTGTAAGGTCTGCCCCTTGACGTTCTTCACCAAGTCGGAGATGCAGATCCACTCCAAGTCACACACAGAGGCCAagccccacaagtgcccccacTGCTCCAAATCGTTCGCCAATGCCTCTTACCTGGCCCAGCACCTGCGCATCCACCTGGGCGTGAAGCCCTACCACTGCTCGTACTGCGAGAAGTCCTTCCGCCAGCTgtcccacctccagcagcacaccAGGTGACGGCACGGCATCcctgaggggctggggaggttCGCATGGGGTTTGGGGTGTCCCTTCAGCCCATTTTTCCATGGTGGGGTTGGGTGTGCGCTCGGCATGTGCTGCCTTCCTCATCTGCACCTCCCTGATCGCCGCCCCACCTTCCTCATCCCTAgctgcagcctccagcccccctgcctgtccctcaACTCTCTGGGTCTCAGCCCTGGGGTCTCCCCTTTCACCTGTGCCCCCTTGGGCCCCCTGTCACCTGGCAAGGCAGTGACCTTGCAGTTCCTTTGAAGCAGAGGCACGTGGCCATCGCTGTCCCCAGCTGTGGTTCTCCCACCTAGCGTGGGAGCAGCGTCTGCCCCGGTGGGTGCCGGGGGCTTTGCAGGGGGTGAGGGTGGCGGGAGCTCCCCAGCCTTGCTGGGGGCGGCAGACTGACTTGTCCCCCTCCTGTTTCGCCTGTCTCTGGCTCAGAATTCACACCGGTGACAGACCCTACAAGTGCCCGCACCCCGGCTGCGAAAAGGCGTTCACACAACTCTCCAACCTCCAGGTCAGCACTCTGGGGACATCACGGGAGTGGGGACAGAGCCCTGAACacctccccccgcccccgggGATTGAACCACGGGGAGGGCTCAGAACGGGGAGCACTGTTGCGGGGCTGGGACCCGATGCCtgtggctgctggggctctCCTGGCCCCAAAACCCTTCCTCATGCCCGCTGTTTTGCAGTCTCACCAGCGACAGCACAACAAGGACAAGCCCTACAAGTGCCCGAACTGCTACCGGGCATACACGGACTCGGCCTCGCTGCAGATCCACCTCTCGGCGCATGCCATCAAGCACGCCAAGGCTTACTGCTGCAGCATGTGCGGTCGCGCCTATACCTCGGTGAGCGGGGCCGTGGGGAGCAccagggggatgggggggggcacggacCCCCAACTTTGCCACTCACCCTTTCCGTCTGCCCTGCAGGAGACCTATTTGATGAAGCACATGTCCAAACATACCGTGGTGGAGCACCTCGTGAGCCAGCACTCACCTCAAAGGACGGAGTCCCCCGGCATCCCCGTGCGAATCTCACTCATCTAAGCAGGCTCTGCCCGCTGGCCGCCCTCCCTCCCGGCTCCACTGCCGTCGGGGGCCCTGCGGAGGCCGTGGTGCCACGTCCGGACCCCCCGCTCCGCACCCCCCTGCCCGCCGAGCGGCCCTGGCAGCTTGGCGGGGAGCCGGTGGATGCGGCCACGCTTTGGAAACGTGCCCGGGCCCCCacgcccccggcccggcccccgggGCTGCAGGTTTGGTGACATCCAAAGACGGTTTCAGAGCACTTTGAatctctgtgttgtttttttttttttggggggggggaggggaggcgaggggtCTTCTCCTTTGGTTAGTCCCTGCCCCGTCTCTCATTTTggatacaaatatatatatatatttattggcCAAGAAGTTGGTGCTgctaaaacagaaaaggaaataagacACAAAACGAACCGCGGACCAAGCTGAGCGCCGGATGGCGAACAGGGGCTCGGgccccctgctgcagccccttccTCCCCTGGACTCTCGTTCGGAGCCACGGCTGGAGAGGGGAGCTGGCAGGACGTGGCCGAGCAGGCACGGCAGCAGGACGGGCACCGCGGCGGCCGCTGCCTCCTTGGGACTCTtcggttggttttggttttatttttaacaatgttTTCCCCTCTGGGCTCTCTCCTCCCACGCTGGACTCCGTTGCCGGGAGCAGAAGAGGCCCCGGCGGACACTGGGTGCGGGGCTGCGTGGCTTTGGGGCGAAGCCGGTGGGGGGGAGCCCCGCTCCTctg
The DNA window shown above is from Anas platyrhynchos isolate ZD024472 breed Pekin duck chromosome 22, IASCAAS_PekinDuck_T2T, whole genome shotgun sequence and carries:
- the ZNF362 gene encoding zinc finger protein 362 isoform X1 → MEKLIAAERTYFCAGGGRRGAVDVAWGLGLFFFSGKNPRSHGLGRWEPLRFCSSTLPLPELACRGLSVFLGCVKLSSLSPVEKRPACSTSSQLDLEMDADKGKQRQYSQRMAEPRFNNPYFWPPPPTMPSQLDNLVLINKIKEQLMAEKIRPPHLPPTSVASQQPLLVPPSPAESSQSIMSLPKLQQVPGLHPQAVPQPDVALHARPATSTVTGLGLASRAPAVSTSESSTGTGTTTPSTPTSTSQSRLIASSPTLISGITSPPLLDSIKTIQGHSLLGAPKTERGRKKIKAENPSGPPVLVVPYPILASGETAKEGKTYRCKVCPLTFFTKSEMQIHSKSHTEAKPHKCPHCSKSFANASYLAQHLRIHLGVKPYHCSYCEKSFRQLSHLQQHTRIHTGDRPYKCPHPGCEKAFTQLSNLQSHQRQHNKDKPYKCPNCYRAYTDSASLQIHLSAHAIKHAKAYCCSMCGRAYTSETYLMKHMSKHTVVEHLVSQHSPQRTESPGIPVRISLI
- the ZNF362 gene encoding zinc finger protein 362 isoform X9, which produces MAEPRFNNPYFWPPPPTMPSQLDNLVLINKIKEQLMAEKIRPPHLPPTSVASQQPLLVPPSPAESSQSIMSLPKLQQVPGLHPQAVPQPDVALHARPATSTVTGLGLASRAPAVSTSESSTGTGTTTPSTPTSTSQSRLIASSPTLISGITSPPLLDSIKTIQGHSLLGAPKTERGRKKIKAENPSGPPVLVVPYPILASGETAKEGKTYRCKVCPLTFFTKSEMQIHSKSHTEAKPHKCPHCSKSFANASYLAQHLRIHLGVKPYHCSYCEKSFRQLSHLQQHTRIHTGDRPYKCPHPGCEKAFTQLSNLQSHQRQHNKDKPYKCPNCYRAYTDSASLQIHLSAHAIKHAKAYCCSMCGRAYTSETYLMKHMSKHTVVEHLVSQHSPQRTESPGIPVRISLI
- the ZNF362 gene encoding zinc finger protein 362 isoform X4 — encoded protein: MEKLIAAERTYFCAGGGRRGAVDVAWGLGLFFFSGKNPRSHGLEKRPACSTSSQLDLEMDADKGKQRQYSQRMAEPRFNNPYFWPPPPTMPSQLDNLVLINKIKEQLMAEKIRPPHLPPTSVASQQPLLVPPSPAESSQSIMSLPKLQQVPGLHPQAVPQPDVALHARPATSTVTGLGLASRAPAVSTSESSTGTGTTTPSTPTSTSQSRLIASSPTLISGITSPPLLDSIKTIQGHSLLGAPKTERGRKKIKAENPSGPPVLVVPYPILASGETAKEGKTYRCKVCPLTFFTKSEMQIHSKSHTEAKPHKCPHCSKSFANASYLAQHLRIHLGVKPYHCSYCEKSFRQLSHLQQHTRIHTGDRPYKCPHPGCEKAFTQLSNLQSHQRQHNKDKPYKCPNCYRAYTDSASLQIHLSAHAIKHAKAYCCSMCGRAYTSETYLMKHMSKHTVVEHLVSQHSPQRTESPGIPVRISLI
- the ZNF362 gene encoding zinc finger protein 362 isoform X3 translates to MAVGKNPRSHGLGRWEPLRFCSSTLPLPELACRGLSVFLGCVKLSSLSPVEKRPACSTSSQLDLEMDADKGKQRQYSQRMAEPRFNNPYFWPPPPTMPSQLDNLVLINKIKEQLMAEKIRPPHLPPTSVASQQPLLVPPSPAESSQSIMSLPKLQQVPGLHPQAVPQPDVALHARPATSTVTGLGLASRAPAVSTSESSTGTGTTTPSTPTSTSQSRLIASSPTLISGITSPPLLDSIKTIQGHSLLGAPKTERGRKKIKAENPSGPPVLVVPYPILASGETAKEGKTYRCKVCPLTFFTKSEMQIHSKSHTEAKPHKCPHCSKSFANASYLAQHLRIHLGVKPYHCSYCEKSFRQLSHLQQHTRIHTGDRPYKCPHPGCEKAFTQLSNLQSHQRQHNKDKPYKCPNCYRAYTDSASLQIHLSAHAIKHAKAYCCSMCGRAYTSETYLMKHMSKHTVVEHLVSQHSPQRTESPGIPVRISLI
- the ZNF362 gene encoding zinc finger protein 362 isoform X2; its protein translation is MAPGPGPGLEPGPRRGGGPGRAGGARCRPRGPEPGRAEEEDAGAGGGGGAPIFLRAAERRRDRGWREHGCWYKKRPACSTSSQLDLEMDADKGKQRQYSQRMAEPRFNNPYFWPPPPTMPSQLDNLVLINKIKEQLMAEKIRPPHLPPTSVASQQPLLVPPSPAESSQSIMSLPKLQQVPGLHPQAVPQPDVALHARPATSTVTGLGLASRAPAVSTSESSTGTGTTTPSTPTSTSQSRLIASSPTLISGITSPPLLDSIKTIQGHSLLGAPKTERGRKKIKAENPSGPPVLVVPYPILASGETAKEGKTYRCKVCPLTFFTKSEMQIHSKSHTEAKPHKCPHCSKSFANASYLAQHLRIHLGVKPYHCSYCEKSFRQLSHLQQHTRIHTGDRPYKCPHPGCEKAFTQLSNLQSHQRQHNKDKPYKCPNCYRAYTDSASLQIHLSAHAIKHAKAYCCSMCGRAYTSETYLMKHMSKHTVVEHLVSQHSPQRTESPGIPVRISLI
- the ZNF362 gene encoding zinc finger protein 362 isoform X8; the encoded protein is MDADKGKQRQYSQRMAEPRFNNPYFWPPPPTMPSQLDNLVLINKIKEQLMAEKIRPPHLPPTSVASQQPLLVPPSPAESSQSIMSLPKLQQVPGLHPQAVPQPDVALHARPATSTVTGLGLASRAPAVSTSESSTGTGTTTPSTPTSTSQSRLIASSPTLISGITSPPLLDSIKTIQGHSLLGAPKTERGRKKIKAENPSGPPVLVVPYPILASGETAKEGKTYRCKVCPLTFFTKSEMQIHSKSHTEAKPHKCPHCSKSFANASYLAQHLRIHLGVKPYHCSYCEKSFRQLSHLQQHTRIHTGDRPYKCPHPGCEKAFTQLSNLQSHQRQHNKDKPYKCPNCYRAYTDSASLQIHLSAHAIKHAKAYCCSMCGRAYTSETYLMKHMSKHTVVEHLVSQHSPQRTESPGIPVRISLI
- the ZNF362 gene encoding zinc finger protein 362 isoform X6; its protein translation is MAVGKNPRSHGLEKRPACSTSSQLDLEMDADKGKQRQYSQRMAEPRFNNPYFWPPPPTMPSQLDNLVLINKIKEQLMAEKIRPPHLPPTSVASQQPLLVPPSPAESSQSIMSLPKLQQVPGLHPQAVPQPDVALHARPATSTVTGLGLASRAPAVSTSESSTGTGTTTPSTPTSTSQSRLIASSPTLISGITSPPLLDSIKTIQGHSLLGAPKTERGRKKIKAENPSGPPVLVVPYPILASGETAKEGKTYRCKVCPLTFFTKSEMQIHSKSHTEAKPHKCPHCSKSFANASYLAQHLRIHLGVKPYHCSYCEKSFRQLSHLQQHTRIHTGDRPYKCPHPGCEKAFTQLSNLQSHQRQHNKDKPYKCPNCYRAYTDSASLQIHLSAHAIKHAKAYCCSMCGRAYTSETYLMKHMSKHTVVEHLVSQHSPQRTESPGIPVRISLI
- the ZNF362 gene encoding zinc finger protein 362 isoform X5: MEKLIAAERTYFCAGGGRRGAVDVAWGLGLFFFSEKRPACSTSSQLDLEMDADKGKQRQYSQRMAEPRFNNPYFWPPPPTMPSQLDNLVLINKIKEQLMAEKIRPPHLPPTSVASQQPLLVPPSPAESSQSIMSLPKLQQVPGLHPQAVPQPDVALHARPATSTVTGLGLASRAPAVSTSESSTGTGTTTPSTPTSTSQSRLIASSPTLISGITSPPLLDSIKTIQGHSLLGAPKTERGRKKIKAENPSGPPVLVVPYPILASGETAKEGKTYRCKVCPLTFFTKSEMQIHSKSHTEAKPHKCPHCSKSFANASYLAQHLRIHLGVKPYHCSYCEKSFRQLSHLQQHTRIHTGDRPYKCPHPGCEKAFTQLSNLQSHQRQHNKDKPYKCPNCYRAYTDSASLQIHLSAHAIKHAKAYCCSMCGRAYTSETYLMKHMSKHTVVEHLVSQHSPQRTESPGIPVRISLI
- the ZNF362 gene encoding zinc finger protein 362 isoform X7, whose protein sequence is MAVEKRPACSTSSQLDLEMDADKGKQRQYSQRMAEPRFNNPYFWPPPPTMPSQLDNLVLINKIKEQLMAEKIRPPHLPPTSVASQQPLLVPPSPAESSQSIMSLPKLQQVPGLHPQAVPQPDVALHARPATSTVTGLGLASRAPAVSTSESSTGTGTTTPSTPTSTSQSRLIASSPTLISGITSPPLLDSIKTIQGHSLLGAPKTERGRKKIKAENPSGPPVLVVPYPILASGETAKEGKTYRCKVCPLTFFTKSEMQIHSKSHTEAKPHKCPHCSKSFANASYLAQHLRIHLGVKPYHCSYCEKSFRQLSHLQQHTRIHTGDRPYKCPHPGCEKAFTQLSNLQSHQRQHNKDKPYKCPNCYRAYTDSASLQIHLSAHAIKHAKAYCCSMCGRAYTSETYLMKHMSKHTVVEHLVSQHSPQRTESPGIPVRISLI